GAAATCAAATGTTATGTTTCCTGTAAAAGGAGAATTGTATATTCAAATATAAAGGTATAATACATTATAATGCATGTGCAGGGGGACAGGGTCATCTTTCACCCATGGGTGCTGCCCTATGCACCTAGCATCAGATTTCCCTGCCATTAGGTGCAGAGCATAGCTGGACCCCAGATACAAGTGCTTTGTACCCCCTTAaatctcttgcacttgcatcttGGGTCTCTGTAAATTGCTCCTTTATGAATGTATCGTGAATGGAGAGTTGCAAGCCTTTTGCTCTCTGGACCTGAAACTTCTTGCTTCGGAGCTTAGAGGGTCTATATTTCCACTTGAACCTAGGTGCAAAGAGAAAGAGGAACATtcaacacacacatttatatacatagctacatacagtatatatagcaaAAGGCATACATTGGAGCCCTCTACTGGCTAATATACAATTTCCTCAATGTCAGAAACAACTTACTGCTTAGCAGACTTTAGAAAGCTTTTCCCTTCCCTTTGTCAATAGCCATGGCTTGTGTCCATCTACCAGACACTGGAAAGATTTCACTGCCCTGCTCCCCTGCACCCTAGAACTCCCTGAGCAAATATGGACTCTGGTTGCTGCATCTTTCATGATCCACATAATCAGGAGGCACTAGGCAGTTCTGACATTCTAATATTTTGTACGGTTAGTACTGCCATTCTAATGTTAAGTACTGTTAGAAGTGCCTTTCTAATGTTACGTACTGCCTAAACATTGTCATTGCAGCTGCCTTTTTAACATGGCCATATTGTCCTGACCTtttccctcatatgtaataaaaggcactaagtttgcccagaagtagtaatttatagcaaccaataagatgtttgcttttaaacaggtgaccagtgtagtgacctctgcttgtgtggacattttggttaagggcattcctaCTGTATTGCCATTTGTCTATGATTCATTATGCTGTTCCTGTTTCCCACTTCCTTTCTAAGCTAAAAGAAAGTATGGAGTAGGCTAGTTTACCcaccatgttataataaatgtaccagaAGTAACTGTGCTTGTCTGACAGCTTCACATACTAACACAGCAGAATCATTTAACCCACTGATATCCAAGCAGTGTATCACAACCAGtcaattctacctgctgatttgttgctatgggttactgctactgggcaaacatagtgccttttattacattatcccctaAGTCTTATGGGTTATGTTATATCTATGATACCATAGGGGTCTCTGCGAGATATGAAGtctgaaaaaaagttaaatatactTCCCAGATGCTTTGTGGGAGCCCTGTTTGTTTGCGGAGTTCTCTTTATAGCATATCTGTACACTTACATTgaacagtattgctttaatatttttCATATATGCTGGACATTTATAGGCATTGTCACATGCATTTGTTGTTTTAGGTGGTAACAACAAATTGTTATTAGATATAGAAAGAGGGCCTATTACCTCAAGGAATGTTTTTAGGGCTGTGAGTATTTTAGGTATGCCACAGTATAGtcatgttttttattatattatatttagagaCTGTTGACTAGTGATTGGTGAAATAGGATTGGTAAATTATATAATTCTTTGCAAAAACAAGGTGCAACTTTGGGGTAGCCAGGTGcattgtaaaaacaaaacatggcCCCTTACCCTTTTTTTGCCCATACTCTCCTTTGGTAAATGAGTCCTATTGagttttattaaaggcaaactttgAAAAACAGTTTTGCAAATATACTAATTAATGTAAAGGGAATTTACTTGCTCGTACTTTTCATTAAACCCAGTACATTAATGACAAAACATAGTGGGCCTTGTTTATGAGCAGATGAGGAGCTATagataaaaaatgtacaaaactccAAACAGAAAGGATTTACACCAAGCTTTAAAATTATAATGCTACAATATTAGCAAAATGGAGGAGGAAAAAAGGCATAAATTATTGCTGTAACCTGTAAGAGTTTTacagatataaaatatttatatttatgtacttgATTCATTAAGTAATAGCAGTGTACAATATTAGATCCGTAAAACCAATTTTTCTTCATAATTGCTGATGGAGATTTTTTTCCAGGTCTCATaaagaaaaaattcctttctaCTGATTCATTTGGGACTATTTTAAGTCGGGCAatgaatctgacaattcagcttGTCCTCTACCGTTTCATCCACTAAGGAAATTCCAGTCTGGATCTGCTGGATCAGATATCCTACACCTCAGCTGACCGAAAACCCCTGTTCCTGTTGTAGCAAAGCCATATGAGATGGGATGACAACAGTTACACTAGCAACGTCCCCATATGTGTCTGTGGGAAGTGGGCTTTCCCTCTAGGGGGTGCTCTGGAAACTGGAAATCATTTAAGCAAATTTCATGAAAATGCTAAATATACTGCAAATCCAAAATACTTGATTGCAGAAACATCTTTGCAGTCTGGGCTCCAACATTTGCCATGATCCCTCTTTATAAGAAGGACTCTTTGGGTGTGGGTAGGATGCAGATgagtttccaaactgtggggtttGACTTCATGAAGAGTGGTTGGAAGGGGAGTCCAGCCTGAAGATCATTTAGTGTGAGATTTAAGGAAAATCTGTTGTGCATTGAAAGtccatttatttttatgaatttgcaAGGGTTTCCCATAATATCGGAATCTTTTTCCTTtctatacagtgtcggactgggcccaggggcccaccagaaaatattagaccatgggcccactctccaaactaattttcctcctttcctcactaaaaccactttattctccaagtctcttttatttacatgctagcatctatttctcctcttggTTCCCATTCATAAATGGGTAATAAGCATGAAGCAGGCTAAATGgtcaggcaggagggcccactgacacctggacccaccgggagttttcctggtatcctggtgggccagtctgactctGTTTCTATAGCATAATGGTATTTACCAATAGAAGAAATTCCTTATTGGGTCATCAGCAGTGGGAAGATTAAAAGGATACTGAGGGAAGTAACAGAAACAAAATGCAGAATAAGTGGGAGAATTCCAGGTTATATGATAAAAATTGTCTCAGGCAGGATAGGACTGCGCATGCATTTGTTCATTTCCAGCGACTATTGACACTGGGTGCGAAGGGAATCACTGGAATCACCACCTGTTTGGAAGGTGGCGGTAGCTCTAAGGTTTCCCCTGCCATCTTGGAATTTTTACAGGAGCCAGGCAGAGGGGTGGCGGAGAGAGAAGCAACGTGGGGGCAGCACGAAAGAACAACTTTGGTGCTGGTATTCTGCCTGTGCAAGTGTAGGTGGGGAATGTTGTTAATCCATCCATTTCTGCAatcatcttactggcatgtctggagttaattgagtgctcattggccatcaTTCAGGGATCTTACTAGCTTGTCTGGGGTTAAACAAGTGCACAGTGGCTATTTCTACAGTGATCATACTGGCATGTCTGCAGTTAATATGCTGATGATCTatttcctgtagtaattatactgacaTTTTCTTGGGTTAATTCACTGAGTAACTATTTTTGGTAGTAAATATACTGGCACGTCTTAGGTTATAATGCCCATTGTCTggtttatttagtgattatactggctcgTCTGGGCTCAATATGtagattatccattttctgtagcaattatactggcacgttttgggttaatatgcagattgtCCATTTTTCATAGTAATTACACTGGCACACCATTAGGCATTTTAGCCAGTCATTATCAGGCCTTTAATTCCTATAATACCTGCCCCATCATCATGCAGATATAACTGTTGGGAGAAAGCATCCCCTCCCCAATCAGTGTGTGACCCTTGACCTCTTGGCCAGTAGGGGTGGGTATGTTAGCCAGTAGTCCTGTCAGTTGAGTTATTAGACAGCCTTTTAAAGTGACTAACCCAGTTGCCAACCAGTAGATGCCTGTGCAAGCCAGATATTGCTAGATATAGCAAGCAGAATTCCAGGATATGAGCACCACAGACAGCGACAGCTCCACAGAAAAGAAGCCAGTCAGCTGCGCAGAGGGAGTGGCTGAAAAAAAGCAGGAAGCAGCACAGTCTCCTTCTGAGAGAGATGCAGAGAGAGGGGTAAAATGCCATGCCAGTGATGTAGCATTCAATGTGATATTCAATCTCCCTTCCTTGTCTACAGCCTTCACAAAAGAGCTTTTGCCTACAACTATCTGTAAAGCCCAATTGCCATCAGGCATCTTAAATGTGACTTTGCCTTCAAGCAACAGTAATATTATTTTGCCTGCAAGCAGCATGAATGAACCTTTGGCTTCAAACAACATTACTGTTAATTTGCCTGCAGGCAGTGTAAATTCACAGTCCCCTTCTGAGAGGCCAAAACATAGTAAGGAGATGGGTGTAGAAGGGAACATCAGTGATACAGTAATCAGTCTCCCATCTTTGGCTAAAGGCTGCAAAAATGATCTTTTGCTTACAGCTACCTGTAATGTCTGGTTGCCTTTGGACAGCATATATAattctttgcttttaaacaacaACAATGTGCCTTTGGTTACCAGAAGTAATACTGATTTACCTTCAGGCCGCAAAAATGCTCTTTTGCAGAGAGGCCCATGTAAAGCTATGGTGCCTGCAGACAACATAAATTCTCTTTACCCCATCACCAAAAAAAATGCTTCTTTGCCTCTAGGCTCAATAAATACTGTCTTACCTATATGCACTGATAATGCTCCAGAGATTCCAAAATTTGACTGCCATCAGACCGGGCCCCTCTCACAAGTGAGTGCCTTAATAGACCAAGTGGTCTACACGCACTCAGCCATACTAGGAAGTGAGGCCTTATTACTGCAGAGTGAAGAGTTTCTTATGCTAACAAGAGATATCTTAAAGCAGGGTATGGACGCAGAAAAGCAGTGGAACCAAAGGCTAACAGAAGATCGCCTACATCACAAAATAGCTAAGAAGGAAATGGCGTGGATGCAGTTATGTTATAGTAAAAGTGGTTCATTATCCCCACCATTTTCTGAAGAGCATTTCACTCAGTTCCAGGATGTAATTGAAGACACTGATAGGGTCCTGCTGAAATTTGAGAAACTCTGTGCCATGTACAATGTGCCTGAGCCAGAGTGGGTCTGTTTTCTACCTGACAGGCTCAAAAGCAAAGCAATAGGATACTACTGTGATGTGCCTATGAAtgcctgccaggattacaaaatAATAAAGGCAGCCTTGCTGAAACCTTATGATATTGAACCAGAAATCCATCGTGTCAAGTTCCGAAATATGGTGCGGAATGCAGAAGAATCTTTTACCCGCTTTTACCAGAGACTCCAGTACCGCTATAAGCGATGGATGGACACCTctaatgtaaaaaaatttaaggactgctatagttacatagttacatagttacatagttacatagggttgaaaaaagaccagtgtccatcaagttcaacccatccaagtaaacccagcacacctaacccacacctaccaatctatacacacatacatacactatatatacaaccactagtactaactgtagatattagtatcacaatagccttggatattctgattgatcaagaactcatccaggcccctcttaaaggcattaacagaatctgccattaccacatcactaggaagggcattccccaacctcactgccctcaccgtgaaaaaccacctacgctgcttcaaatggaagctcctttcctctaatctaaaggggtgacctctggtgcgctgattgtttttatgggaaaaaagaacatcccccaactgcctataatcccctctaatgtacttgtacagagtaatcatgtcccctcgcaagcgcctcttttccagagaaaacaaccccaaccttgacagtctaacctcatagcttaaatcttccatccccttaaccagtttagttgcacgtctctgcactctctccagctcattaatatccttcttaaggactggagcccaaaactgcactgcatactcaaggtgaggccttaccagggacctataaaggggcaaaattatgttctcatcccttgagtcaatgcccttttttatacaagacagcactttatttgctttagtagccacagaatgacactgcctggcattagacaacttgttatcaacaaaaacccctagatccttctccattaaggaaacccccaacacactaccattcagtagatagtttgcgtttatattatttctaccaaagtgcataactttgcacttatcaacattgaacctcattttccagtttgctgcccagttatctaattttgtcaaatcgctctgcaaagcagcagcatcctgcatggaacttatagttttgcacaatttagtgtcatcagcaaaaatagaaacagtactgtctatgcccacctccaggtcattaataaacaagttaaaaagcaaaggcccaaggactgacccctgcggtactccactaaccacactggtccaattagaaaatgttccatttacaaccactctttgtaatctatccttcagccagttctctatccaattacaaatattatgttctaggccaatattccttaatttgatcattaaccttctgtgaggtactgtatcaaacgctttagcaaagtccaagtagatgacatcaactgccattccagcatcaaggttcctgctcacctcctcataaaaggcgactaaattagtctggcaagatctgttacgcataaagccatgctggcacaaactaatagtattgtgaactgcaatgtattcaagtaccctatcccttattaccccttccaaaagttttcctactactgatgtcagactaacaggcctatagttttcaggctgagaacgggatccctttttaaataacggcaccacattagcaatccgccagtctcttggcaccatgccagacctcaatgaatcctgaaaaattaagtgaagaggtttggcaatcacagcgctcagctcatttaataccctgggatgaatcccatccggccctggacctttgtttacctttacatgttcaagtctcttttgaatttcctcccgagtgacccatgcgccagtagctaaattactagaactgggcatattacaagggaagccttcattatctggctcctcagatgtatagacagatgaaaaataagagttcaaaatttcagctttttccccgttctcatcaaccaacttacccccccgtgataataaagttcccaccccttcttgcttcatttttttactattcacataattaaaaaataatttaggattctttttactcctagctgcaatatccctttccatttctattttagcttgcttgatagcttttttgcatgctttatttgcttccttgtacctgatgaaagtttctgctgtcccagctaacttgaatgccctaaaagcacattttttcttaccaacctcgacaataacacttttattcagccataaaggttttgctttgcgatgcctctccttgcttacaagggggatatactgttgtgtatacctacaaagcaatgttttaaagatgttccattttccttctttgtctaaccccatgaaaagcctttcccagttgacacattgcagagatgcccttatactggcaaagtctgcacgtctaaaattgagcgtattagttactcccttatagcgctgtctctgcagcattatctcaaaggagaccatgttgtgatcactgttccccaaatgctcacccacacaaatgttagagatgagttcattattattagaaatcaccaggtccaaaatagcgtcattcctagtgggttcttgaactgcctgaaataaaaagttgtcatttagcatatttacaaacctactagctttttctgacttagccaccccattactccagtcaatgtccggataattaaagtcccccataacaacaacttgacctagttttgaagcctcctccatttgcaacaatagctgggcctcatccccctcatctatacggggtggtttatagcatacaccaatgatcactATAAGCCTCTAGTGTTAGAGCAATTGCTTCAAACGTGTCCAGCTGAGGTTAAGCAAACGGTTCTAAACCAAGAGGGCTGCACGCCATATCAGGCTGCCAAAATTGCAGATGAAAGCATGCAGCTACATCCGAAAACTGCTGCTCATCCCAAACTGAAGAAACGCTGTGCACCACCCAAAATAGATGGAAATATAGATGACTTCCTTCAGTATTTTGTTGCAGACAATGAAAACATCTTGGATATGTTGGATTTATTTGAGTGCAGGTGCATGTTTCAGAATTTGCCCAAATCACGCTGGGTGAAATGTTTATATCGCAAACTGAAGGGGAAAGTGCTGGATGTCTGCTTATCTGTGCCACAAGAACACAAGCATGATTATGATTTTGTAAAGGCAGAAATCTTAAGATTTTATGCCATCACACCCAAGACCCATTTGAAAAAGTTCCGAACCATCCAGCGTCAGGCTGATCAAACCTTTACAGTTTTTTATCAAAGCCTTCTCTGCCATTATAATAGGTGGATGGAGGCATATGCAGTCAAGACTTTTGGACAGTGCACTAACATTTCAGAACATTTCATAACAAGCCTGGCTATGTATTGTGTTTAAAGGAAAGCCATATTTTAGTATATCCACAATATTATACagaatgtttaataaaatagAGTAACAATAGTcagtatgatttttttgttttttgaggtTTCAAAATGTCAAGCTCACCTGGCCATTGCAGATCCACCAGATCAGTCAGGGTtgtaaaacagttttttaaaaatcagGTTTGGTGCTCCAATCATCCTTGTAACTATAATGAGGTTTGTGCTTTTCCCTGGATTTGCATGGTGAGGGCTTGGTGCAATGGAAACCAAAACATGGGGGGTTCTGGGAACTTTATCTCTGTGCTGTGTGAGGCAGAGGCACATAAGCAAATACTGTGAGCAGCAACATAACACTACAAAGTAAAATGCCTTTATCGCAGTTCTTGGCACAGagaattatactggcatgtctggggttattaTACTGATTATCAAGTTCCTGTAGTAGTTATACTGGCATATCTAGGGTTACTATGGCGATTAATCTGTCCCtctagtaattatactggcacatcttggGTTAAAACTCCccttatctattttatttagtgattatactggccaGTTATGGGTTAATATGCAGAATATCCATTATCTATagcgattatactggcacatcatGGGTTAATACACTGGCACGTCTGGGGTATGATTTGGTAAAATGGGCGTGGTATTTAGTGCAAGCGGCCAAAAACATTTTGCAGAGCTTTGTGCAATTAAGTTGTGAGGGACTTTatgggctttgccaataaattgatATAAAGTATTGGTGTAAAGTATTGGAGTACATGTCCAATGTGTTCCAAAAAGATAATCACAATGCACCCTTTTTTTCTTTGCCTAAAGATAGatacaaataataaacatttgcaaaactttgCTCTCGAGCAGTAACATATATTAATCAAGCAGCAGTTGGCTTTTACTGGTCTATGTTTGGGTTACAGGACCATGTTAACATACAATATCCTTCCCCTTATCCAACTAAGCCCATCACCCCTTTCCTTCCCTATTAGGATCACTAAAGAATAGGTTGGTTATCCCTGGACCCCTGAAATCCATAATAAATATAGGTCAGTTTTTCTCAAAGACTTTTAGATGCTTTACATCATCTCATGAGTAAAAGTGGGtttctaatggtggccctgtCTATGGTAAATAATACTAACTAAACCACTGCATCACCTATAAGGTGatgataataatagtaatagaCTGAATATTGAAGCAGCCTTATACAATTATACAAATGTTTACCAAATAGTTTTCTAGATAGAAGACAGCCTGAAGGTGTATATTAGCAGGTGTGGGGTTGACGccataatctctccaaaatggtAGCCATCTAGAAAGGGACACAAGAAGTTAACATTTTCCATAGAATTCTGTGTAAGCAGCAATACtataacagtacattgtaatt
The genomic region above belongs to Xenopus tropicalis strain Nigerian chromosome 9, UCB_Xtro_10.0, whole genome shotgun sequence and contains:
- the LOC101731081 gene encoding uncharacterized protein LOC101731081 is translated as MSTTDSDSSTEKKPVSCAEGVAEKKQEAAQSPSERDAERGVKCHASDVAFNVIFNLPSLSTAFTKELLPTTICKAQLPSGILNVTLPSSNSNIILPASSMNEPLASNNITVNLPAGSVNSQSPSERPKHSKEMGVEGNISDTVISLPSLAKGCKNDLLLTATCNVWLPLDSIYNSLLLNNNNVPLVTRSNTDLPSGRKNALLQRGPCKAMVPADNINSLYPITKKNASLPLGSINTVLPICTDNAPEIPKFDCHQTGPLSQVSALIDQVVYTHSAILGSEALLLQSEEFLMLTRDILKQGMDAEKQWNQRLTEDRLHHKIAKKEMAWMQLCYSKSGSLSPPFSEEHFTQFQDVIEDTDRVLLKFEKLCAMYNVPEPEWVCFLPDRLKSKAIGYYCDVPMNACQDYKIIKAALLKPYDIEPEIHRVKFRNMVRNAEESFTRFYQRLQYRYKRWMDTSNVKKFKDCYRPLVLEQLLQTCPAEVKQTVLNQEGCTPYQAAKIADESMQLHPKTAAHPKLKKRCAPPKIDGNIDDFLQYFVADNENILDMLDLFECRCMFQNLPKSRWVKCLYRKLKGKVLDVCLSVPQEHKHDYDFVKAEILRFYAITPKTHLKKFRTIQRQADQTFTVFYQSLLCHYNRWMEAYAVKTFGQCTNISEHFITSLAMYCV